One window of Magallana gigas chromosome 2, xbMagGiga1.1, whole genome shotgun sequence genomic DNA carries:
- the LOC105329643 gene encoding uncharacterized protein: MPSPKKSRVTKKAQENMKKRNSEESDTSQEDSYTEDEDQKRNLLPESPNKTPKSSKSPAASTRDSAKKLKTIKPTPEKRVMPRSPPAKSAKNSTHKKLYLKCIVPVILIAVSSGIYMYYRYPHMLQIGTDQNTENKNSTDPLVKIKEDFKRYLSELQGIFITQDKDFWKKIKVPVLRVIKEEEPEYPAVLMLVVPKGESTSQTATCLAKKYRSKLSKLYRGSGNINEAYIDAQTLSSSGSVENMKYDLDNKIKELLDNTNTELPTMVIDHIEALDPNVMLLFHGYCDGDYAPHKKALILFVLHTNLDSKEIKNLDRTVDGLLQSLWGKNLDADKIPPLIARIANNKAMIHEEKMSSLAKSGC; this comes from the coding sequence ATGCCTTCACCTAAAAAATCCAGAGTAACCAAAAAAGCAcaagaaaacatgaaaaaaagaaattcagaaGAATCAGACACTTCACAGGAAGATTCCTACACAGAGGATGAAGATCAAAAGAGAAATTTATTGCCAGAATCACCTAATAAAACACCCAAATCATCTAAATCACCAGCTGCTAGTACCAGGGATTCTgcaaaaaaacttaaaacaataaaaccaacACCAGAAAAGAGAGTCATGCCAAGGAGTCCACCTGCAAAGTCTGCCAAGAATAGCACACACAAGAAACTATACCTAAAATGTATAGTACCGGTAATCTTGATAGCTGTGAGTtctggtatatacatgtattatagataCCCACACATGTTACAAATTGGCACAGATCAgaatacagaaaataaaaattctactgACCCACTTGTCAAGATAAAAGAAGACTTTAAAAGATATTTGTCAGAATTACAAGGTATTTTTATAACCCAAGACAAAGATTTCTGGAAGAAGATCAAAGTTCCAGTCCTGCGTGTTATCAAGGAGGAAGAACCGGAATATCCTGCTGTCCTTATGTTGGTTGTTCCAAAAGGGGAAAGCACGTCTCAAACCGCCACCTGTCTTGCCAAAAAATACAGATCCAAACTAAGTAAACTGTACAGAGGCAGTGGAAACATCAATGAGGCGTATATAGATGCCCAAACTCTCTCGTCATCAGGGTcagttgaaaatatgaaatatgacCTGGACAATAAAATTAAGGAGTTGTTGGATAATACAAACACAGAGCTACCGACCATGGTGATTGATCACATCGAGGCTCTTGATCCCAACGTCATGCTGCTCTTCCATGGTTACTGTGATGGCGACTATGCACCTCACAAGAAAGCACTAATTTTGTTTGTCCTTCATACTAACCTGGATTCCAAGGAGATTAAAAATTTGGACAGAACTGTTGATGGGCTGTTGCAGTCTCTTTGGGGGAAAAATCTTGATGCTGATAAAATTCCTCCATTGATCGCTAGGATTGCTAATAACAAAGCAATGATTCATGAGGAAAAAATGTCATCTCTCGCAAAAAGTGGATGTTAG
- the LOC105348977 gene encoding CCR4-NOT transcription complex subunit 9: protein MATGQLQTGIPPLTQAPPTMSQVDREKIYQWIIELTNPETRENALQELSKKREAVPDLAPMLWHSFGTVAALLQEIVNIYPAIHPPHLTAHQSNRVCNALALLQCVASHPETRSAFLQAHIPLFLYPFLHTIHKTRPFEYLRLTSLGVIGALVKTDEQEVITFLLTTEIIPLCLRIMEAGSELSKTVATFILQKILLDELGLSYICQTYERFSHVAMILGKMVLHLSKEMSARLLKHVVRCYLRLSDNPRAREALRQCLPDQLKDNTFSSCMKDDNATKRWLMQLQQNLEAPGIPDPRSMPLS, encoded by the exons ATGGCAACCGGACAGTTACAAACTGGGATTCCCCCACTGACGCAGGCTCCACCAACCATGTCGCAGGTTGACAGAGAGAAAATTTATCAGTGGATTATAGAGTTGACAAACCCAGAGACAAGGGAAAATGCATTACAAGAATTAAG TAAAAAACGGGAAGCTGTGCCTGACTTGGCCCCAATGCTGTGGCATTCATTCGGAACAGTTGCTGCACTTCTACAGGAGATTGTCAATATCTATCCGGCCATCCACCCACCACATCTTACG GCCCACCAGTCCAACAGGGTATGCAATGCCCTGGCCTTACTACAGTGTGTGGCCTCACACCCAGAAACCAGATCTGCTTTTCTTCAAG ctCACATTCCCTTGTTCCTGTATCCGTTTCTTCACACTATCCATAAAACCCGCCCATTTGAATATCTGCGGCTGACCAGTCTGGGTGTAATAGGTGCTCTAGTCAAG ACAGATGAACAGGAGGTGATCACTTTTCTGTTGACCACAGAAATAATTCCACTCTGCCTGCGAATAATGGAGGCAGGAAGTGAACTATCAAAAACA GTAGCTACCTTTATTCTACAGAAGATTCTCTTGGATGAGTTGGGGCTCTCGTACATATGTCAGACATATGAAAGATTTTCTCATGTTGCTATGATTTTA GGGAAAATGGTGCTACACTTGTCTAAAGAGATGTCTGCCAGGTTATTGAAACATGTTGTCCGGTGCTATCTGAGGCTGTCTGACAACCCAAG GGCCAGAGAGGCACTCCGACAATGTCTGCCTGACCAGCTGAAGGACAACACTTTCTCTAGCTGTATGAAAGACGACAATGCCACCAAGAGATGGCTGATGCAGCTACAACAGAACCTGGAAGCTCCGGGAATTCCGGACCCCCGGAGTATGCCCCTGTCCTGA
- the LOC105348976 gene encoding uncharacterized protein produces the protein MDAYGITLLVVLYISAGIFKGTESVISPLLKWPLLPNTCKYEVLQSNIHEVHPLCRSLDFAARYPITSGTDNDKSVVIPAGFFFDVDVPNVTIDVSTDYGISVYVYPRTSGPVFDYLSNDGSFQLAAWIENGLFKAFRRITKSPETYLVNEKINEVVLNMWQKFGVSVDTGGKKLITIVAKNVELHKDDPKNQDEGGSGDDVNRPLITPGKLRVGGMFNESVPRTFSGMVTCIGLVQHKDLDVLIDCVSKNRWKFNATFGNAATQYSATFKGVRLGAIPTASFIHQSVTKSPIMCSVTCLRDFQTCRSFTHEKQSNTCLLYPEIYTLVTDFTQMDGYTYYKLESYV, from the exons ATGGATGCATATGGAATAACGCTGCTGGTGGTTTTATACATTTCTGCCG GTATATTTAAAGGAACCGAATCGGTCATCTCTCCACTCCTGAAATGGCCGCTACTGCCCAATACGTGCAAGTATGAAGTTTTGCAGTCGAACATACACGAAGTTCACCCGCTGTGTCGGTCCCTGGATTTTGCGGCACGTTACCCCATTACCAGTGGCACCGACAATGACAAGTCCGTGGTAATCCCTGCTGGTTTCTTCTTTGACGTTGACGTTCCTAACGTCACAATCGACGTTTCCACTGATTACGGGATTTCTGTGTACGTCTACCCTCGGACATCCGGTCCGGTATTTGACTATCTGTCGAATGACGGATCTTTCCAACTGGCTGCCTGGATAGAAAATGGTTTATTCAAAGCTTTCCGAAGAATAACCAAAAGTCCGGAAACCTACCTGGTCAACGAGAAGATTAATGAGGTCGTGCTCAATATGTGGCAAAAGTTTGGCGTCTCGGTGGATACAGGcggtaaaaaattaattacaattgtTGCCAAAAACGTGGAACTACATAAAGATGATCCAAAAAACCAGGATGAAGGAGGCAGCGGCGACGACGTCAACCGACCCCTGATCACTCCGGGAAAACTACGTGTAGGGGGTATGTTCAACGAGAGTGTACCGCGAACCTTTTCAGGAATGGTTACCTGCATAGGTCTTGTGCAACATAAAGACTTGGACGTTCTCATTGATTGTGTTTCAAAAAACAGATGGAAATTTA ATGCCACCTTTGGTAACGCAGCCACTCAGTATTCTGCCACGTTCAAAGGCGTGCGTCTTGGCGCCATTCCAACTGCGTCGTTCATCCACCAATCAGTGACAAAATCGCCAATCATGTGCTCGGTCACGTGTTTAAGGGACTTCCAAACATGTCGCTCTTTCACGCATGAGAAGCAGTCTAATACCTGTCTGTTGTATCCTGAAATATACACTCTGGTAACTGACTTCACTCAGATGGATGGCTATACTTATTACAAGCTTGAAAGCTATGTCTAA